In one Sphingobium indicum B90A genomic region, the following are encoded:
- a CDS encoding CoA-binding protein, translated as MPLTADQDIADLLNETRTIALVGISDRPDRPSYGVMKTLQDHGYRVLPVNPQIAGEHVHGEFVWASLSDIGVPIDMVDIFRRSEAAGEAVDDAIAAGAKAVWMQLAVVNEAAAARAEAAGLKVVMDRCPAIEIRRLRLEPVGSQ; from the coding sequence ATGCCGCTTACCGCCGACCAGGATATAGCCGATCTGCTGAACGAAACCCGCACCATCGCTCTGGTCGGCATCTCCGACCGCCCCGATCGGCCGAGCTACGGCGTGATGAAGACCCTTCAGGACCATGGCTATCGCGTGCTGCCGGTCAATCCGCAGATTGCGGGCGAGCATGTGCATGGCGAGTTCGTCTGGGCCAGCCTGTCGGACATCGGCGTGCCCATCGACATGGTCGACATCTTCCGCCGCAGCGAGGCGGCGGGCGAAGCGGTGGACGACGCCATAGCGGCGGGCGCGAAGGCGGTCTGGATGCAGTTGGCCGTGGTGAACGAAGCCGCCGCCGCCCGCGCCGAGGCGGCTGGCCTGAAGGTCGTCATGGACCGCTGCCCGGCAATAGAGATACGCCGCCTCCGGCTTGAGCCGGTCGGCTCGCAATAG
- a CDS encoding Mrp/NBP35 family ATP-binding protein, protein MTAERKPLKIVAVASGKGGVGKSTLSANLAVALQRLGVKVGLVDADIYGPSQARLMGSEDRKPQARDKQLIPVQSPFGVPMLSMGHLVEPGKALAWRGPMAGNALAQLIEADWGDMELLVVDMPPGTGDVQLSMVQKHKPVGAVIVSTPQDLALIDATRAVSLFEQTQVPMIGLVENMAGYACPHCGEVSDPFGQGGAEAAAGEMGMPFLGRIPLAIDIRRRSDAGDPPAAGDDAHGAAFRAIAEKVAAWLRDGR, encoded by the coding sequence ATGACCGCCGAGCGCAAGCCGTTGAAGATCGTCGCCGTCGCGTCGGGCAAGGGCGGGGTGGGCAAATCGACCCTGTCGGCCAATCTCGCTGTCGCGCTGCAAAGGCTGGGGGTGAAGGTCGGGCTGGTCGACGCGGACATTTACGGCCCGTCGCAGGCGCGGCTGATGGGCAGCGAGGACAGGAAGCCGCAGGCCAGGGACAAGCAGCTCATTCCGGTGCAAAGCCCCTTTGGCGTTCCGATGCTGTCCATGGGGCATCTGGTGGAGCCGGGCAAGGCGCTGGCCTGGCGCGGGCCGATGGCGGGCAATGCCCTGGCCCAGTTGATCGAGGCGGATTGGGGCGACATGGAACTGCTGGTCGTCGACATGCCGCCGGGCACCGGGGACGTGCAATTGTCGATGGTGCAGAAGCACAAGCCGGTCGGCGCGGTCATCGTCTCCACGCCGCAGGATCTGGCGCTGATCGACGCCACCCGCGCCGTCAGCCTGTTCGAACAGACGCAGGTGCCGATGATCGGCCTTGTCGAGAATATGGCGGGCTATGCCTGCCCCCATTGCGGGGAGGTGTCGGACCCCTTCGGCCAGGGCGGCGCGGAAGCCGCCGCCGGGGAGATGGGCATGCCCTTCCTCGGCCGGATACCGCTCGCCATCGACATTCGCCGCCGGTCCGACGCTGGCGATCCCCCGGCAGCGGGCGACGACGCGCACGGCGCGGCTTTCCGCGCCATTGCGGAGAAGGTGGCCGCATGGTTGCGGGACGGGCGCTGA